The Phacochoerus africanus isolate WHEZ1 chromosome 15, ROS_Pafr_v1, whole genome shotgun sequence genome has a segment encoding these proteins:
- the ZNF518A gene encoding zinc finger protein 518A produces the protein MPSEQKHLFFDEKQNTLKKDYDVKNEIVDTVRSVLKPKISESHFHYELKNVKIVLPRINIPNEVLLKHEVDKYRKLFQHKPQTARKSISIKTVNCIEECVLLHKSERVEEGIKMSAKILNFNCLKCRDSTRYSPNDLQKHFQMWHHGELPSYPCEMCSFSANDFQVFKQHRRTHRITLVKCDICNNENLYTLLDLTKHFSSTHCVNGNFQCEKCEFSTQDVGTFVQHIHRHNEVLYKCDKCHYICLTKGELQKHLHIHSGTFPFTCQYCSYGATRREHLIRHVITLHKEHLYAKEKLEKDKYEKRMAKTSTGLKLILKRYKIGASRKTFWKRKKINNGSDRSIEKNTQVLKKVNKTQAKSEDQSRLVQEHINEEKDERLYCENNDKPAESESEKPTLLSTGQCNRAEEGSNSTTGFLKTALQGPTVLMVKNNRITIPANYSAKFMGFKMVDGKQHIVIKLLPTSKQNLYLPGSQSGATRHSTANLQPQTLDTTAFLTGVTTELNDTIYMKASTPFSCSSPILSGKVTSEKEVALLSQTSNMLPTMDDEKSVSSLPTTSELITASVNLTTKVETRDNVDLWGSHITQCHPEVSGTAIKSPDKVTCTVKPNPYSSGDMHNYCINYVNSELPVESSNQGSLPFHNYSKVNNSNKRRRFSGTATCENPQKESSLSKTVVQQPISESVLSLVRKESSNPDSLLASISLLNTKDGTLKTQAEMEEQCVLEKGQNIDGQNLYTNENQNLESLTEKPKWDDISSDESPMMPRITSVFSLQSQQASEFLPPEVNQLLQEVLKAKPDVKQDSSNTPSKDLRLHCDQSFQKQEREDKIVECSKDLKGQGLFPVPSCSMGINGPTNDPNLKCGGKEKQMLSMSQDVRDSEKTPRISGFGTLLKTQSDAIITQQLVKDKLRATTQNLGSLYMQSPLLNSEPKKALFVQTPRGFFVPLHIANKPGLHASGKPLPLVNTQGVPASLLLNKKPGMILTFNNGKLEGVSAVKTESAQACGTTTKEPCRPPILKVEPSSNCLTPALCSSIGSCLSMKSSSENTLSLKGPYIIKTPASSSVKAVPTPNTASEHQGTKLNISDSVKQQNKIFPKPPLYTLLPDGKQAVFLKCVMPNKTELLKPKLVQNSTYYKNIQPKKPEGTPQKILLKIFNPVLNVTAANNLSVSNSASSASSLQKDDVPSHPATGGEQKEPESSRDALPFLLDDMMPANEIVITSSATCPESSEEPVCITDHSEARVLRRKTNCTIERCVNKKKTLKKNFSRIKTHLRSKDSETAFVSRNRNCKRKCRDSYQEPPRKKALHRKCKEKAKPEDISESFGYSRPRLSKDSVRTLRLFPFSSKQLVKCPRRNQPVVVLNHPDADAPEVVNVMKTIAKFNGRVLKVSLSKRTINALLKPVCCNSSKTICDDFPKRHKTFKPVSSVKERFVLKLTLKKTSKNNYQIVKTTSENVLKAKFNCWFCGRVFDNQDTWAGHGQRHLMEATRDWNMLE, from the coding sequence aTGCCATCTGaacagaaacatttattttttgatgaaaagcagaatactttaaaaaaagattatgatGTGAAAAATGAGATAGTTGATACTGTCAGATCAGTACTTAAGCCAAAAATTTCAGAAAGTCATTTTCATTATGaactaaaaaatgtgaaaattgttTTGCCCAGGATAAATATTCCAAATGAAGTTCTGTTGAAACATGAAGTTgacaaatacagaaaattatttcAGCATAAACCACAGACTGCAAGAAAATCTATCAGTATAAAGACTGTAAACTGTATAGAGGAGTGTGTGTTGCTCCATAAGTCTGAGAGAGTCGAAGAAGGTATAAAAATGTCTGCAAAAATACTCAATTTCAACTGTTTAAAGTGCCGAGATAGCACTCGATATAGCCCAAATGATTTGCAGAAACACTTTCAAATGTGGCACCATGGTGAATTACCTTCATATCCTTGTGAAATGTGCAGTTTTTCAGCAAATGACTTCCAGGTGTTTAAACAACACAGACGAACCCATAGAATCACTTTAGTAAAATGTGATATTTGTAACAATGAGAATTTATATACTTTATTAGACTTGACGAAGCATTTTTCATCCACACATTGTGTAAATGGTAATTTTCAATGTGAAAAGTGTGAATTCTCTACCCAGGATGTTGGTACATTTGTTCAGCACATTCATAGACATAATGAAGTCCtttataaatgtgataaatgccATTATATATGTTTAACCAAAGGAGAGCTTCAGAAGCACCTTCATATTCATTCTGGTACGTTTCCCTTCACTTGTCAATATTGTAGCTATGGTGCCACCAGGAGAGAGCACCTTATAAGACATGTTATAACTTTGCACAAAGAACAtttatatgcaaaagaaaaactggaaaaagacaaatatgaaaagAGGATGGCAAAGACTTCAACAGGACTTAAGTTAATACTGAAAAGATACAAAATAGGTGCATCAAGGAAGACATTCTGGAAACGTAAGAAAATCAACAATGGCAGTGACAGAAGTATAGAAAAAAACACTCAAGTGcttaaaaaagtgaacaaaacacaGGCTAAATCTGAAGACCAGAGCCGTCTTGTTCAAGAacatataaatgaagaaaaggacGAAAGACTATACTGTGAGAATAATGATAAACCTGCTGAGTCAGAGTCAGAAAAGCCAACTCTTCTGTCTACTGGACAGTGTAACAGAGCTGAAGAGGGATCAAATTCTACTACAGGTTTCTTGAAGACTGCCCTTCAAGGACCTACAGTGTTAAtggtaaaaaataatagaataacaaTTCCTGCTAACTACAGTGCTAAATTTATGGGTTTTAAGATGGTGGATGGAAAAcaacatattgtaataaaattgTTGCCTACCAGTAAACAGAATTTATATTTACCAGGCTCACAGTCAGGTGCCACAAGGCACAGTACTGCAAATTTGCAGCCTCAGACTTTGGACACCACTGCATTTTTAACAGGAGTAACAACGGAGTtaaatgataccatttatatgaagGCATCTACTCCATTTTCATGTTCATCTCCTATACTTTCAGGGAAAGTAACTTCAGAAAAAGAAGTGGCTTTGCTATCTCAAACAAGTAATATGCTTCCAACAATGGATGATGAAAAAAGTGTATCTTCTTTGCCAACAACATCAGAATTGATTACAGCATCGGTGAATTTAACCACAAAAGTAGAAACAAGAGATAATGTTGACTTATGGGGAAGTCATATTACTCAGTGTCACCCTGAGGTATCAGGTACTGCCATTAAAAGTCCAGATAAAGTTACCTGTACTGTCAAACCAAATCCATACAGCAGTGGAGATATGCATAACTATTGCATTAATTATGTCAACTCTGAGTTACCTGTTGAATCTTCGAACCAAGGATCATTACCTTTTCATAATTACTCGAAAGTTAATAATTCTAATAAACGTCGTCGGTTTTCAGGAACAGCAACATGTGAAAACCCTCAAAAAGAATCTTCATTAAGCAAGACAGTTGTTCAGCAACCAATAAGCGAGTCAGTTTTATCACTAGTGAGGAAGGAGAGCTCAAATCCAGATAGTCTGTTAGCATCTATTAGTCTTTTAAATACTAAAGATGGAACTTTAAAAACACAAGCTGAAATGGAAGAACAGTGTGTTttagaaaaaggacaaaacattGATGGACAGAACCTGTACactaatgaaaatcaaaatttagaGAGCTTGACTGAAAAACCTAAATGGGATGACATCTCTAGTGATGAGTCACCGATGATGCCTAGAATCacatctgttttctctctccagaGCCAACAGGCATCAGAATTTTTGCCCCCTGAAGTAAACCAGTTACTTCAAGAAGTATTAAAAGCAAAACCTGATGTGAAACAAGACTCTAGCAACACTCCAAGTAAAGACCTGAGACTTCATTGCGACCAGTCATTTCAGAAACAggagagagaagataaaatagTCGAATGTTCAAAAGACTTGAAAGGACAAGGCCTCTTCCCAGTTCCATCCTGTAGTATGGGGATTAATGGACCTACAAACGATCCAAATTTAAAATgtggtggaaaagaaaaacaaatgctgtcAATGTCACAAGATGTGAGAGATTCAGAGAAGACGCCTAGAATTTCTGGGTTTGGCACATTACTTAAGACACAGTCAGATGCAATAATTACACAGCAGCTTGTAAAAGACAAACTGCGAGCCACTACACAAAATTTAGGTTCTTTATATATGCAGAGTCCACTTCTAAATTCAGAGCCAAAAAAGGCTTTATTTGTTCAGACTCCAAGAGGCTTTTTTGTTCCATTGCACATTGCTAACAAGCCTGGATTACATGCTTCAGGAAAACCACTTCCTTTGGTTAATACACAAGGTGttcctgcttctcttctcttAAACAAGAAACCTGGGATGATCTTAACATTTAATAATGGGAAACTTGAAGGTGTTTCTGCTGTCAAAACTGAGAGTGCTCAAGCTTGTGGAACTACAACTAAAGAGCCTTGCAGACCACCTATTTTAAAGGTAGAACCAAGCAGTAATTGTCTGACCCCTGCACTTTGTTCCAGCATTGGCAGCTGTTTGAGCATGAAAAGTAGCTCAGAAAATACCCTGTCATTAAAAGGTCCTTACATTATTAAAACGCCAGCAAGTTCCTCAGTGAAAGCTGTTCCTACCCCTAATACAGCATCTGAGCATCAGGGCACTAAGTTGAATATCTCAGATTCAGTAAAACAGCAGAACAAGATTTTCCCAAAACCACCTCTTTACACCCTTTTGCCTGATGGCAAACAAGctgtttttttaaagtgtgtgatGCCAAATAAGACTGAGCTGCTTAAGCCTAAATTAGTCCAAAATAGtacttattataaaaatatacagcCAAAGAAACCTGAAGGAACACcacaaaaaatattgctgaaaatTTTTAACCCTGTTTTAAATGTGACTGCTGCTAATAATCTGTCAGTAAGCAACTCTGCATCCTCTGCATCCTCATTGCAGAAAGATGATGTACCATCTCATCCAGCTACAGGAGGAGAGCAGAAAGAGCCAGAATCTTCTAGAGATGCCTTACCCTTCTTACTAGATGATATGATGCCAGCAAATGAAATTGTGATAACTTCTTCTGCAACATGCCCAGAATCTTCTGAGGAACCAGTATGTATCACCGACCATTCAGAAGCCAGGGTATTAAGACGTAAAACTAATTGTACAATTGAGAGATGcgtcaataagaaaaagactttgaaaaaaaatttttcaagaatAAAAACTCATTTAAGGAGTAAAGATTCTGAAACTGCCTTTGTATCTAGAAACAGAAACTGTAAACGAAAGTGTAGAGATAGTTACCAAGAACCTCCAAGAAAAAAAGCATTGCACAGAAAgtgtaaagaaaaagcaaagcctgAAGATATCAGTGAATCATTTGGATATAGCAGACCTAGGCTTTCAAAAGATTCAGTCAGAACTTTGCGGCTTTTCCCCTTTAGTTCCAAACAACTTGTGAAATGTCCTAGGAGAAACCAACCAGTGGTAGTTTTGAATCATCCTGATGCAGATGCACCAGAAGTAGTAAATGTAATGAAAACTATTGCTAAATTTAATGGACGTGTACTTAAGGTTTCATTGTCAAAAAGAACTATCAATGCTTTACTGAAACCAGTTTGTTGTAACTCTTCTAAAACAATTTGTGATGATTTCCCCAAGAGGCACAAAACATTTAAACCTGTTAGTTCTGTGAAAGAAAGATTTGTGCTAAAATTAACtctcaaaaaaacaagcaaaaacaattATCAGATTGTGAAAACTACCTCTGAAAACGTTTTGAAAGCTAAATTTAACTGTTGGTTTTGTGGTCGAGTATTTGACAATCAGGATACTTGGGCTGGTCATGGGCAGAGACATTTAATGGAAGCTACTCGTGATTGGAATATGTTAGAATAA